The following proteins are co-located in the Siansivirga zeaxanthinifaciens CC-SAMT-1 genome:
- a CDS encoding glucosaminidase domain-containing protein gives MNKFWILLCVVLFTFSCKSKKAVTSKKSKSKTERVVKKVESKPNDSKTLKELPVVTKVYASATEKYIDDYKDIAKTEMQLYYIPASITLAQGILESGSGNGRLATEANNHFGIKCHDWTGDKIYHDDDAAQECFRKYIDAKYSFRDHSLFLSERKRYANLFKLKKGDYKAWARGLKAAGYATDKKYPEKLISLIERYKLHEFDKEVLKRTYKNTEDYFDDSEEVATEKEEQYIPDASIHIVDKGETLYGISKLYNLSVEALQKLNNLSGTSINVGQELKVKKSNANQVAVTLEKAEKQPIKQLKHVVEKGETLYSISKKYNTSIGTIQNLNNLNDTNLSIGQELVIK, from the coding sequence ATGAATAAATTTTGGATACTCTTATGTGTGGTGCTTTTTACATTTAGCTGTAAATCTAAAAAAGCAGTAACCTCCAAAAAATCAAAATCAAAAACCGAGCGCGTTGTAAAAAAAGTAGAGAGCAAGCCAAACGATAGCAAAACGTTGAAAGAGCTTCCTGTTGTTACAAAAGTTTATGCAAGTGCCACAGAAAAGTATATAGATGATTATAAGGATATTGCAAAAACCGAAATGCAATTGTATTATATTCCTGCCAGTATTACCTTGGCACAGGGTATCTTAGAGTCTGGTTCGGGCAATGGACGATTAGCAACCGAGGCGAATAACCATTTCGGAATTAAATGTCACGATTGGACTGGCGATAAAATTTATCATGACGACGATGCAGCTCAAGAATGTTTTAGGAAATATATTGATGCAAAGTATTCGTTTAGAGACCATTCGTTGTTTTTATCAGAAAGAAAGCGTTATGCTAATTTATTCAAATTAAAAAAAGGCGATTACAAAGCTTGGGCCAGAGGTTTAAAAGCTGCGGGTTATGCAACCGATAAAAAATATCCTGAAAAACTTATCAGCTTAATCGAACGCTACAAACTTCACGAATTTGACAAAGAGGTATTAAAGCGAACTTATAAAAACACAGAAGATTATTTTGATGATTCTGAAGAAGTAGCAACCGAAAAGGAGGAACAATACATTCCAGATGCTTCCATACATATTGTTGATAAAGGTGAAACCTTATACGGTATTTCTAAACTGTATAATTTATCTGTTGAAGCACTTCAAAAGTTAAATAATTTATCGGGTACTTCTATAAATGTTGGACAAGAATTAAAGGTAAAAAAATCAAATGCAAATCAGGTTGCAGTCACATTAGAGAAAGCCGAAAAGCAACCAATAAAACAACTTAAACATGTTGTAGAAAAAGGAGAAACTTTATATTCCATCTCTAAAAAATACAATACAAGTATAGGTACCATTCAGAACTTAAA
- a CDS encoding 1-aminocyclopropane-1-carboxylate deaminase/D-cysteine desulfhydrase, with translation MNFNLENIKNVTIDIPNTWNLELVLKREDAIHDFVSGNKYRKLKYNILEAQKEDKKTLLTFGGAFSNHIAAVASVGQLYGFKTIGIIRGDELESQIHNNPTLWFAKQCGMEFRFVSRTDYKLKTTSGFLDDLKHAFGDFYLIPEGGTNALAIQGCEEILTKNDKEHFDFVCTAVGTGGTISGIINSSGEQQQILGFPALKGDFLSKDISKFVTKSNWQLITDYHFGGYAKVNSELISFINRFKSDFNVPLDPVYTGKMMFGICYLIEKGFFPKHSKILAIHTGGLQGIKGMNVLLKKKNLQTIN, from the coding sequence ATGAATTTTAACCTCGAAAATATAAAAAATGTAACCATTGATATTCCTAATACATGGAATTTAGAGTTGGTTTTAAAGCGTGAAGATGCTATACATGATTTTGTTTCGGGCAATAAATACAGAAAATTAAAGTATAATATTCTTGAAGCTCAAAAAGAAGATAAAAAAACCTTATTAACGTTTGGTGGTGCTTTTTCTAATCATATAGCAGCTGTGGCGTCGGTAGGGCAATTATATGGTTTTAAAACCATTGGGATTATTAGAGGCGACGAATTAGAATCTCAAATACATAATAATCCAACCTTATGGTTTGCAAAGCAATGTGGCATGGAGTTTAGGTTTGTTTCCAGAACCGATTATAAGTTAAAAACTACTTCTGGATTTTTAGATGATTTAAAGCATGCATTTGGTGATTTTTATTTGATACCAGAGGGCGGAACAAATGCTTTAGCCATTCAAGGCTGTGAGGAAATTTTAACCAAAAACGATAAAGAACACTTCGATTTTGTTTGTACAGCCGTTGGAACGGGCGGTACAATTTCGGGAATAATAAACAGTTCTGGCGAGCAGCAACAAATTTTAGGTTTTCCTGCGTTAAAAGGCGATTTTTTAAGCAAGGATATTAGTAAATTTGTAACCAAATCTAATTGGCAGTTAATTACCGATTATCATTTTGGGGGTTATGCCAAGGTGAATTCTGAATTAATTTCATTTATAAACCGCTTCAAAAGCGATTTTAATGTGCCTTTAGATCCGGTGTACACAGGAAAAATGATGTTTGGTATATGTTATTTAATAGAAAAAGGATTTTTTCCGAAGCACTCTAAAATTTTGGCCATTCATACAGGCGGTTTACAAGGAATTAAAGGTATGAATGTCCTACTAAAAAAGAAAAATTTACAAACAATAAACTAG
- a CDS encoding DUF5522 domain-containing protein has protein sequence MKKIIPVEAGDFYLTPEGYRCFTEQYHLKRGYCCESGCRHCPYGFNKKTNAIKKKTSS, from the coding sequence ATGAAAAAAATAATACCCGTAGAAGCAGGCGATTTTTATTTAACCCCAGAAGGCTACCGATGTTTTACAGAACAATACCACTTAAAAAGAGGCTATTGTTGCGAAAGTGGTTGCAGACATTGCCCTTATGGTTTCAATAAAAAAACAAATGCCATAAAAAAGAAAACATCATCTTAA